In a single window of the Thermoanaerobacterium sp. PSU-2 genome:
- a CDS encoding YlbF family regulator translates to MNKYNKNIIIEKAIELGKSLADSDVISELRDAEIAFLNDKEAQLLLSKLKKYEKNGKQGVELNYLKEELFELDSYKRLINAQKASKELMTEINSILNFYINGIDHKCDKNSCGNCHRHCAN, encoded by the coding sequence GTGAATAAATATAATAAAAATATTATCATTGAAAAAGCAATAGAATTAGGAAAAAGTTTGGCGGATTCTGACGTTATCAGCGAATTAAGGGATGCAGAGATTGCATTTTTAAATGATAAAGAAGCACAATTACTTCTTTCAAAGTTGAAAAAGTATGAAAAAAATGGGAAACAAGGCGTCGAGTTGAACTATCTTAAAGAAGAATTATTTGAATTAGATAGTTATAAGAGACTGATAAATGCACAGAAAGCTTCTAAAGAGTTAATGACTGAGATAAACAGTATATTGAATTTTTATATAAATGGTATAGACCATAAGTGTGATAAAAATTCTTGTGGGAATTGTCATAGGCATTGTGCAAATTGA
- the mutS gene encoding DNA mismatch repair protein MutS, whose product MPYTPMMEQYLKIKEKYKDSILFFRIGDFYEMFFDDAVIASKELEIVLTGKDCGQEERAPMAGVPFHAADFYIDKLVKKGYKVAICEQLEDPAYAKGLVERDVIRVFTPGTVINTNSLEEKSNNYLLSIFKEGDGYGLSFVDVLTGELFVTQITKCNDIRKIYDEIMRYSPSEIIANNDFFELKRLVKILNSSKVFINKYDKVLNNAEDVIITQFNKSLKDLKLERKKYAIKSLASVLLYLKEMQKVELNQLNNLTYYEDNSFMLLDNNTIRNLEIIYSINRDHSKSGTLLSVLDQTVTPMGGRLLKRWLEEPLIDVEKINYRLDSVSELYNDYKGRLDIRDILKGIYDLERLSSKLVYQNINAKDLLSIKISIERLPKLKQLLDKYNSNYLKEIFSKLDTLQDIHDLIDKSIKDDPSSNVKEGNIIKDGFDKNIDELRRASIDGKSWIANLEAYEKEKTGIKTLKIGYNKVFGYYIEVSKSYISSVPENYIRKQTLANAERYITPELKEIEEKILGAETKLVEMEYEIFDRIREQIKNEIYRIQMTSRYIAILDVLVSLATVAETNNYVKPVVNSSDRIVIKDGRHPVIETIMDDSFISNDIEIDGKKPIMIITGPNMAGKSTYMRQVALIVLMAQIGSFVPASYAEIGVVDRIFTRVGASDDLFSGQSTFMVEMNEVSIILNSATKNSLIILDEVGRGTSTYDGMSIACAILEYIHDKIKAKTMFATHYHELTNLEDKLDGIKNYNISVEETDDEIIFLRKIIPGAADKSYGIQVAKLAGLPDEVIQNAKKILNNLENSDLEVATTFMPTQIDIFSLEKETLIEEIVDLDIENITPIQALNYLYDLKKKALSLRM is encoded by the coding sequence ATGCCGTATACTCCTATGATGGAACAATATTTAAAAATAAAAGAGAAGTACAAAGATTCGATTTTATTTTTTCGGATCGGTGATTTTTATGAAATGTTTTTTGATGATGCAGTAATTGCATCAAAAGAATTGGAAATAGTTTTGACAGGTAAAGATTGTGGACAAGAAGAAAGAGCACCAATGGCTGGAGTGCCGTTTCATGCCGCAGATTTTTATATAGATAAACTAGTCAAAAAAGGATATAAAGTAGCAATTTGTGAACAGTTGGAGGATCCTGCTTATGCCAAAGGATTGGTAGAAAGAGATGTCATACGAGTTTTTACTCCAGGTACTGTAATAAACACAAATTCATTAGAGGAGAAAAGCAATAATTACCTTTTATCTATATTTAAAGAAGGAGACGGCTATGGATTGTCTTTTGTTGATGTGTTGACAGGAGAATTATTTGTGACACAAATTACAAAGTGTAACGATATAAGAAAAATATACGACGAAATAATGAGATACAGTCCTTCTGAAATAATAGCCAATAATGATTTTTTTGAATTAAAAAGATTAGTGAAAATTTTAAATTCAAGTAAAGTTTTTATAAACAAATATGATAAAGTATTAAATAATGCAGAAGATGTAATAATAACTCAATTTAACAAGTCACTGAAAGATTTAAAATTAGAGAGGAAAAAATATGCAATAAAATCTTTAGCATCTGTTCTTTTGTACTTAAAAGAAATGCAGAAGGTTGAATTAAACCAATTAAACAATTTAACTTATTATGAAGACAATTCTTTCATGTTGCTTGATAATAACACAATAAGAAACTTGGAAATCATATATTCAATAAATAGAGATCATTCTAAAAGTGGAACTTTACTCAGTGTATTAGATCAAACTGTTACACCTATGGGGGGAAGATTACTTAAAAGATGGTTAGAAGAACCCTTAATAGATGTAGAAAAAATCAATTATCGATTGGATTCTGTTTCGGAATTATACAATGATTATAAAGGGCGATTGGATATTAGAGATATTTTAAAGGGGATTTATGATTTAGAAAGGCTTTCCAGCAAATTAGTTTATCAAAATATAAATGCAAAAGATCTTTTATCTATAAAGATCTCAATTGAAAGGCTTCCTAAGTTAAAACAATTGCTTGATAAGTACAATTCTAATTATTTAAAAGAGATATTTAGTAAGTTAGATACATTGCAAGATATACATGATTTAATCGATAAATCAATTAAAGATGATCCATCTTCTAATGTTAAGGAAGGAAATATCATAAAAGATGGTTTTGATAAAAATATTGATGAATTAAGAAGAGCATCGATAGACGGTAAATCATGGATAGCAAACCTTGAAGCATATGAGAAAGAAAAAACCGGCATAAAAACATTAAAAATTGGTTATAATAAAGTATTTGGTTACTATATTGAAGTATCAAAATCATATATTTCATCTGTTCCCGAAAATTATATTAGAAAGCAGACACTTGCTAATGCTGAGAGGTATATTACTCCAGAACTTAAAGAAATAGAAGAAAAAATTCTTGGTGCAGAAACTAAGCTTGTAGAGATGGAGTATGAAATATTTGACCGTATAAGAGAGCAGATAAAAAATGAGATATATCGAATACAGATGACGTCCAGATATATAGCTATTTTAGATGTTCTCGTTTCTCTGGCGACAGTGGCAGAAACAAATAATTATGTTAAGCCTGTGGTAAATAGCAGTGACAGGATTGTAATAAAAGATGGAAGACACCCAGTCATTGAAACGATTATGGATGACTCTTTTATATCAAATGATATCGAAATTGATGGCAAAAAACCTATCATGATTATAACAGGGCCAAATATGGCCGGAAAATCTACTTACATGCGGCAAGTTGCATTAATTGTTTTGATGGCTCAAATTGGCAGCTTTGTTCCTGCATCTTATGCTGAAATAGGTGTTGTCGATAGGATTTTTACAAGAGTAGGTGCTTCTGATGATTTGTTTTCCGGGCAAAGTACTTTTATGGTGGAAATGAATGAGGTATCAATAATATTAAATTCTGCCACAAAAAACAGTTTAATTATACTTGATGAAGTTGGACGTGGTACAAGCACTTATGACGGTATGAGCATAGCATGTGCTATTCTTGAATACATTCATGATAAAATAAAGGCAAAAACTATGTTTGCAACACATTATCATGAATTAACTAATTTAGAAGACAAGCTAGATGGAATTAAAAATTATAATATCTCTGTTGAAGAAACGGATGATGAAATAATTTTTTTGCGAAAGATAATACCTGGTGCGGCAGATAAAAGCTATGGCATTCAGGTTGCAAAATTAGCTGGACTGCCGGATGAAGTCATTCAAAATGCGAAAAAAATATTGAATAATTTAGAGAATAGCGACTTAGAAGTGGCCACTACATTTATGCCTACTCAGATTGATATATTCAGCTTAGAAAAAGAAACGTTGATAGAAGAAATAGTTGACTTAGATATAGAAAATATTACACCTATACAAGCTTTAAATTATTTATACGATTTAAAGAAAAAAGCCCTTTCATTAAGGATGTGA